Proteins co-encoded in one Papaver somniferum cultivar HN1 chromosome 5, ASM357369v1, whole genome shotgun sequence genomic window:
- the LOC113282040 gene encoding uncharacterized protein LOC113282040, translating to MASITVSFVGLDELSLKLAASLITSGFHVKAFEVSEPLIIEFLKLGGVKCSNLLEAGQDTAATILLSSNADEILGEEGVLKGLGKGAVVILRSTIPLATVQKIDNHLSENDKAVFLVDAHISKGTFEDLEGKIMITSSGSSEAIAKARPVLSAMCDKLYIFDGKVGAGSKVKIVDELLEGIHLVASMEAILLGVQAGIHPQILYDIISNAAGNSWVFKNHVPQILKAGQTKHLSLDSFVQNLRYILDVAKSLPFPLPLLAVAHQQLLYGCSRRDDDKASLVQITEVVLGKRIIDASNEEIYSPEKLADEITSTSSSVKRIGFIGLGAMGFGMATHLIKSNFCVIGFDVYKPTLARFLSASGLVGNSPAKVASDVDVLIVMVTNEAQAESVLYGNFGAVSALSSGASIILSSTVSPGFITQLEGRLKGENKDLKLVDAPVSGGVKKAASGELTVMASGTNDALMSTGSVLSALSEKLYIIKGGCGAGSCVKMVNQLLAGVHIASAAEAMAFGARLGLNTRLLFEVIMNSEGASWMFGNRVPHMLDNDYTPYSALDIFVKDLGIVSHECSERKLPLHISTVAHQQFLSGSAAGWGRLDDSAVVKVYETIAGVQVEGKLPIPSKEDVLKSLPSEWPLDPIEDIQRLSQSASKVLVVLDDDPTGTQTVHDIDVLTEWSVESLVDQFSRRPSCFFILTNSRSMSSDKAIELTKEICINIDTAAKSVQNIGYTVVLRGDSTLRGHFPEEADAAVSVLGEMDAWIICPFFLQGGRYTIEDIHYVADSDKLVPAGETEFAKDASFGYKSSNLREWIEEKTKGRVSSSSVASISIQLLRKGGPTAVCDHLCSLPKGSTCIVNAASERDMAVFAAGMIQAELKGKRFLCRTAASFVSARIGIRPKAPIVPKDLGTNTERNGGLIVVGSYVPKTTKQVEELKAQPGHVIRTIEISVVKLAMRSLDEREQEISQAAEMADVFLRSRKDTLIMTSRELITGSSPSESLEINFKVSSALVEIVRRITTRPRYILAKGGITSSDLATKALEARHAKVVGQALAGVPLWQLGPESRHPGVPYIVFPGNVGDSSAVAEVVKRWACPVKLASTKDLLLNAEKGGYAVGAFNVYNLEGVEAVVAAAEEEKSPAILQIHPSSLKHGGAPLIACCIAAAEQSNVPITVHFDHGNDKNELLGALEMGFDSLMVDGSHLSFEENIAFTKHIGYLARSKMMLVEAELGRLSGTEDDLTVEDYEAKLTDITQAGEFIDKTQIDALAVCIGNVHGKYPASGPNLRLDLLKELHAVCSEKGVVLVLHGASGVPEKLIKECIELGIRKFNVNTEVRKAYMESLLTPKKDLVHVMESSKQAMKAVVAEKMQLFGSSGKAW from the exons ATGGCGTCGATCACAGTTAGTTTTGTTGGGTTGGATGAACTGAGCTTGAAATTAGCTGCTTCTCTTATTACCTCTGGATTTCATGTCAAAGCTTTCGAG GTTTCCGAGCCTTTGATTATTGAGTTTTTGAAATTAGGTGGAGTTAAATGTTCCAACCTGTTGGAGGCCGGGCAAG ATACTGCAGCTACAATTTTGTTGAGTTCCAATGCAGACGAAATTCTTGGAGAGGAGGGTGTTCTGAAAG GGCTGGGAAAAGGTGCAGTTGTCATACTTCGCTCAACTATACCACTAGCAACGGTCCAAAAGATAGACAATCATCTCTCAG AGAACGACAAGGCAGTTTTTCTAGTAGATGCACATATCTCTAAAGGCACATTTGAGGATTTAGAAGGAAAAATAATG ATTACTTCCTCTGGAAGTTCCGAGGCAATTGCAAAGGCGCGACCTGTTCTCTCTG CAATGTGCGATAAGCTTTACATTTTTGACGGAAAAGTTGGTGCTGGAag CAAAGTTAAAATTGTAGATGAACTGCTTGAGGGCATTCATCTCGTTGCCTCCATGGAGGCTATTCTCCTCGGTGTTCAAGCTGGGATTCATCCACAGATACTGTACGATATAATCTCCAATGCTGCTGGAAACTCATG GGTGTTCAAAAATCATGTTCCTCAAATACTGAAGGCTGGTCAAACCAAACATCTGTCCCTGGATAGTTTTGTCCAGAATCTG AGGTACATTTTGGATGTGGCAAAATCGCTTCCATTCCCTCTCCCTCTTTTGGCTGTGGCTCATCAACAACTTCTTTATG GGTGTTCGCGTAGAGATGATGATAAGGCTTCGCTAGTACAG ATTACAGAAGTTGTACTTGGGAAGCGTATAATAGATGCTAGTAATGAAGAAATTTACAGTCCTGAGAAGTTAGCAGATGAAATTACTTCTACATCATCTAGTGTGAAGCGAATTGGTTTTATTGGTCTTGGAGCAATGGGATTTGGGATGGCAACTCATCTTATAAAGTCAAACTTTTGCGTTATTGGTTTTGAT GTTTATAAGCCCACATTAGCACGATTTTTGAGTGCTAGTGGCTTGGTTGGGAACTCTCCAGCAAAAGTTGCAAGTG ATGTAGATGTTCTTATTGTCATGGTTACAAATGAAGCTCAAGCTGAAAGTGTTTTATATGGCAACTTTGGTGCAGTTTCAG CTCTTTCATCTGGTGCATCGATTATCCTTTCATCAACTGTCTCTCCTGGATTCATTACCCAGTTAGAGGGAAGGTTAAAAG GTGAAAACAAGGATTTGAAGTTGGTGGATGCCCCTGTATCTGGTGGTGTTAAAAAAGCTGCATCTGGAGAACTTACA GTAATGGCATCAGGTACAAATGATGCATTGATGTCTACTGGTTCAGTTCTCTCAG CATTAAGTGAGAAGCTTTATATCATAAAAGGCGGCTGTGGAGCTGGAAG TTGTGTGAAAATGGTCAATCAACTGCTTGCCGGAGTTCACATAGCCTCGGCAGCTGAAGCAATGGCGTTTGGGGCTCGGCTGGGTCTTAATACAAGATTGTTATTTGAAGTCATCATGAACAGTGAAGGAGCATCATG GATGTTTGGAAATCGTGTACCACACATGTTAGACAACGATTACACACCATACTCTGCACTTGATATATTTGTGAAGGATCTG GGTATTGTTTCGCATGAGTGCTCGGAAAGAAAacttccacttcatatttctACAGTTGCTCACCAGCAATTTCTATCAG GATCTGCTGCTGGTTGGGGTAGGTTGGATGACTCTGCCGTCGTCAAG GTTTATGAGACCATTGCTGGAGTACAAGTTGAAGGGAAACTTCCAATTCCTAGTAAGGAAGATGTCTTGAAATCTCTTCCTTCTGAATGGCCATTGGATCCTATTGAAGATATTCAGAGACTAAGTCAGAGTGCATCCAAAGTCTTGGTTGTTCTGGATGATGACCCGACAGGAACCCAAACTGTTCATGACATAGATGTGCTAACAGAGTG GAGCGTTGAGTCTCTGGTTGACCAGTTCAGCAGAAGGCCTAGTTGCTTTTTTATTTTGACTAATTCTCGTTCAATGAGTTCTGATAAG GCCATTGAGTTGACTAAAGAAATCTGCATAAACATAGACACTGCTGCAAAGTCAGTTCAGAACATTGGCTATACAGTTGTTCTAAGGGGTGATTCAACACTACGCGGCCACTTTCCAGAG GAAGCCGATGCAGCTGTTTCAGTACTTGGTGAAATGGATGCATGGATCATATGCCCTTTCTTTCTTCAAGGAGGACGCTACACAATTGAAGATATACACTACGTTGCAGATTCTGATAA GCTTGTTCCAGCTGGGGAGACTGAGTTTGCTAAAGATGCTTCCTTCGGATATAAGTCTTCGAATCTCCGCGAG TGGATAGAGGAGAAGACTAAAGGTCGGGTATCTTCTAGTAGTGTAGCATCCATTTCTATCCAGCTTTTGCGAAAAGGAGGACCTACTGCTGTTTGTGACCATCTCTGCAGTTTGCCAAAG GGATCAACATGTATAGTCAATGCAGCCAGCGAAAGGGATATGGCAGTATTTGCAGCAGGAATGATTCAG GCAGAACTGAAGGGTAAGCGATTCTTATGTCGAACTGCTGCAAGTTTTGTGTCTGCTCGTATCGGAATAAGACCAAAGGCTCCAATCGTGCCAAAAGATTTAGGAACAAATACAGAAAGGAATGGTGGTCTCATTGTTGTAGGATCATATGTTCCCAAGACCACAAAGCAG GTTGAAGAGCTTAAAGCACAACCGGGGCACGTAATAAGAACCATAGAG ATATCTGTTGTTAAACTTGCAATGAGGTCGTTAGATGAGCGAGAGCAGGAGATCAGTCAGGCAGCTGAAATGGCAGATGTGTTTCTCAGATCTCGTAAAGACACTTTAATAATGACCAGTAGAGAGCTCATAACAGGAAGCT CGCCTTCAGAAAGTTTAGAAATAAATTTCAAAGTTAGCTCTGCCTTGGTGGAAATTGTTAGACGGATAACTACTCGTCCTAGATATATTCTTGCGAAG GGAGGCATCACCTCATCTGATCTTGCTACAAAAGCCTTGGAAGCACGGCATGCGAAAGTTGTTGGTCAAGCCTTGGCTGGTGTCCCCTTGTGGCAACTAGGGCCTGAAAGTCGGCATCCAGGTGTTCCCTACATTGTTTTTCCAG GTAATGTTGGTGATAGTAGTGCGGTCGCTGAAGTGGTAAAAAGGTGGGCTTGTCCTGTTAAACTAGCTTCCACGAAGGATCTCCTGCTT aatgcgGAAAAGGGTGGATATGCTGTTGGAGCCTTCAACGTTTATAATCTGGAAGGAGTTGAAGCCGTTGTTGCTGCTGCAGAGGAAGAAAAAAGTCCTGCCATTTTGCAG ATCCATCCTAGTTCCTTAAAGCACGGAGGAGCTCCCCTGATTGCTTGTTGCATCGCCGCTGCGGAACAGTCCAAC GTGCCAATCACTGTTCATTTTGATCATGGAAATGACAAAAATGAATTATTGGGAGCTCTTGAGATG GGATTTGACTCACTCATGGTAGATGGTTCACATCTTTCTTTTGAGGAAAACATTGCATTTACAAAGCACATAGGGTATTTGGCGCGCTCAAAAATGATGTTGGTGGAAGCCGAACTAGGAAGACTGTCAGGAACTGAAGATGATTTGACTGTTGAAGACTATGAAGCAAAGTTAACCGACATTACTCAA GCTGGAGAATTTATCGATAAGACGCAAATTGATGCCTTAGCAGTGTGTATCGGGAATGTCCATGGAAAATACCCAGCAAGTGGCCCAAATCTCAGACTGGATTTGCTTAAG GAACTGCACGCAGTGTGTTCAGAAAAAGGGGTTGTCTTGGTTCTGCATGGAGCCTCAGGAGTGCCTGAGAAACTAATAAAG GAGTGCATAGAGCTCGGTATTAGAAAATTCAATGTTAACACGGAAGTAAGGAAAGCTTACATGGAGTCTCTTCTTACCCCTAAGAAAGATCTTGTCCATGTTATGGAATCTTCTAAGCAAGCTATGAAAGCTGTTGTTGCAGAGAAGATGCAGTTATTTGGTTCATCAGGAAAAGCATGGTGA